In Silurus meridionalis isolate SWU-2019-XX chromosome 11, ASM1480568v1, whole genome shotgun sequence, the sequence GAATACGCCTGCTGGTCCAATTCGAAGGCCTGTCCGAGCAAGCGAAAGGCCTGTCCGACTTTCTGATACTCCTTTTTAAATCCGGTCATCTGCTTCCTTGAGAACTCCCCGATGGTCACATTGACTTGCACGATGTTCTCGTCCATCTTTTTGGTGAACGTTTTGAAGCCATCCACTTTGCTCTCCACCTCTTGGAGGTCGAGCGGGGCAGTCGGCGGGACGATGGTGAGGAAGAAGTTGGCACCCACCAGGTGATCTTTCTCGGCCTTGCGCTTTCCCTGCTTCCAGGTTTTCTCGTCGCTGCTGCTGCAGGTCAGAAAGTGCTGGAAGACATCGCACCTGGATAACACCGGGTGGCTCGTCATGTGGTTCATCCACCAGATCAGACCCTTCCTGCGCTTGCATATGAAGTCCTCCTCGAAGCGACCCGTAGCCTGCTTCTCGGGAAGGTGGGGAACCGAGATGACAGGAAAACGCTCCACAAGACGAGCGTACAGCCAGTCGAAATGTTTATAGCGGCGGTTGACGGGGTTTTGCGTGTGACTGGGCAGGAGGCCGTACGACATGTAACTCTTCATCCCCTTGAACTTGGTCTGTTTGGTCGGATCATCGATGGTGCACGTGAAAGGATGTGGGTTCTCTTGCCACTCTGGACCGAATTGACTCATGACCACGCAGATTTGATCGCAGTCTCTGACCAATCCGGATGCCTCACCTAAAACAAATGCCTCGCCACCTGATTTCACGAAGGTGGAGAACCTGTTGAGGTTTTTTCCGACCGTAGCCGAGCTTCGGGCCTGATGGCCGGCGCTGCCGCGTGAAGACACCGAGTTCGCACGACTGGGCTGGTGTTTGTGCTGATGGACTCTCGGGTCGTGACTCGTCGTTGCTGTAGTCGTTGTCGGGTTGTCGTCCCAGTCGTCGTCCCAGTCGTCATCGCTGCCTTGGCTGGTCGGATAACCGTGACTCTGAGGGGTGGACTCGCTTGACGTGTCCCCTCTCACTTGGCACACATGATCACTTCCGGTCCTGGGGCTATAGACGTTTCCAGCAGTCCCGTTACCTTGTAATGAAAATCCTTCTTCACTGCTTAGGATCTCCACATACGAAGCAGGGAAAAGTCCCGACTCACCACGGCTGTTTGTTCCTTCCAGCCATCCGTCCACTACGTCCTCGCTGTATAAAGTTAACATCTCGTTCTCCACCACTGAGATCTCTCCAGGATTCTCAGACACGAAGTCGTATAAAGCTCTTGCTCTGAGCGCCATGGTGCTGCTGCAGGGTTTGGAGGAGTTTCTGCTCGCCTGAACTTCACTCGGCTTCTTCTAAAACTTCCTGAAATAACTCAAAAGTTCCTCGCAATAGTAGCGAGCGGATTATTTTAGCATCATAAAGATTCTAACGTTAGTTTTTTTGGACAGAATTAAAGTCGGAGTTCTGTTGTGTCCCCGCCACCGCCGCCTCCTCCTTCTCCGACTCCGGTCTCCAGCCCCAGCGAGGGAGAAGTGACTCATGAATCGACTCTTTTgaacattttccaaaaaaaggtcaattttttaattattttttttatttaaatttttttatatacacaaactaactctcatatataattttaatgcattattctgtatagtttgtgtattttatttgtttcgTTAGAAAttaaaacgaattaaaaatcgTTGCCAGGTTTTAGATTGTTAAATGGACAAAATGttgcacacaagcacacacacacacacacacacacacacacacacacacacacacacacacatttttattccgtattcaatttaacaaataaaatttcattctCAGAAACGAGTGCGTACCAAAGAATCGATTCGGTAAGACGAGTCACAATGGTTTCTTATAAACAATGCTGGAGCTAATCTTGGGTGGAAAAACCCGATAGGAACCGAACAGATTTACAaaacttgatttatttatttatttttatataaattgcagcacgattaaaaataaaactaaaaagctCGGGTTCATTCAATCAAATCAATTGTTCAAAAGAATCGAATCGgtataaaaatctgaaaaaatgaaaatatatactgtatatattttttagggaTATACAGAAGATACATACAGCAGACAAATTAAACATtctacatatttataaataattattattagttataaataaatagtaaaaacagaTGCTAATAGTATAAATAGtacaaacaattatttatatataaagtataattagtttattgtatattttggaAATTCGCCCtggtgattttttatttttaattttatattcaatgATTAAAACAAGCTGGTCACAAAACTTGGCCAAacactttattaataaatatgacaaaataCTGAAATGATAGGTATAGTCTAAATGTTGTGCCATGTCATGTACAATGAAACTTGGATTCAAAAAATCCTGCCTGTGCTTCCTCCATACTGCAATTCCATCATGTAATGATTACACGACAAACTTGATACTGATGCATTAACAATCTTTGAGATATTGATTATGAGTTTATCTACGCAATATCATTCCTTTATTGCAATCAGCTTTATTGCACCTTTATTGCTTTGAATTGGGCTTTTATACAAACTGCCACGTATTCAGGGATAATATAGTCTTCAAAATATAGTGCGactataatgttataataaagtacaaaaatattgaattatGCTGCTTTACTATATTttcaaataatgtttaaattaaCCTGACCGATAGATGGCGCCACAGCAATACTATTCAATTTACAGTCTTACCATACAGGCTAGCAGTTCCGCCATCTTGGAAAGGGCAatcttttactttatatatgaATTTAATATACAGAATCAAGTAAGGTCCTCAATAAAATAGGGGGATTCGATAAAATAATCGCCAATATCTCacattaaaagaagaaaaggcacgtttttatatatacaagctgacacaaaatgtgttttttattgtatttgtatataatgtctTTTGTTTACTTCACAtcacttattttttatatttgacatGTGTGAAGTTCTTGAATTACTGTGTGTAATGTAATTATCGGGACAAAATATGTATGTTGGCTTTGCTAACATTGTAACTTGATTTAATTACAAATCAACATGTTAGTAAAAAGCTATTTATACACCATCATAATTTTTGTGATTCCATTATTTATGTTATGGGACATCAATTATAAAAACTCTGATGTAAATTCAGACTATAATGTGAACCAAATTTGGAGGCCCCTAAAAAATGACACGTTCTCATCATGGTAGGCATTTAAAGCTATTAGAGTGCTtctatatttccttttttcaaaaacattttccagaaaTTTGGCTCAGTTACtctatattgtgtttttaaataaatccacacCACATACGCAtatctatttctttatttttaaaagttgaCACACACAATCCATGTATTACAGTATGGACCTATCCAAAATGGCGGACGCCACTGAGACCTAGTTCTACCAGGCGCGGAAATGACCCAGATCACGTGACCAGTACTCCGAAAACCCAAACAGGCTCCATATAGACATTTAGGAGCCGATTGGACTCAGGAATGTGGTTCGGTTTTGCAGAACAGATATGATATTACCTCAGATTTCcttttaaaaatttgttttacgATTTATTTTTGCGCCAAATTAAGTTCGATTTGATGTTC encodes:
- the snx18b gene encoding sorting nexin-18b — its product is MALRARALYDFVSENPGEISVVENEMLTLYSEDVVDGWLEGTNSRGESGLFPASYVEILSSEEGFSLQGNGTAGNVYSPRTGSDHVCQVRGDTSSESTPQSHGYPTSQGSDDDWDDDWDDNPTTTTATTSHDPRVHQHKHQPSRANSVSSRGSAGHQARSSATVGKNLNRFSTFVKSGGEAFVLGEASGLVRDCDQICVVMSQFGPEWQENPHPFTCTIDDPTKQTKFKGMKSYMSYGLLPSHTQNPVNRRYKHFDWLYARLVERFPVISVPHLPEKQATGRFEEDFICKRRKGLIWWMNHMTSHPVLSRCDVFQHFLTCSSSDEKTWKQGKRKAEKDHLVGANFFLTIVPPTAPLDLQEVESKVDGFKTFTKKMDENIVQVNVTIGEFSRKQMTGFKKEYQKVGQAFRLLGQAFELDQQAYSVDLNQAMAFTGATYETIGDYFAEQPRQDLEPVSDLLAIYQGHLANFPDIIHVQKGALTKAKESQKDKDMQATHDIHERCNIISCATLAEIQHFHRTRVRDFKAQMQHYLLQQISFFQRITAKLEEALHMYDQA